In one window of Kitasatospora sp. MMS16-BH015 DNA:
- a CDS encoding YchJ family protein, which translates to MSRARRTPKSAQSAQSARPSRPALSPAGPCPCGLLAAYGDCCARLHRGDLAASSAEQLMRSRFSAFAARDEAYLLRSWHPDTRPPAVDFDPRLSWVGLEILATTEGGPFHEAGTVEFRAHYREGGRDGVMQENSRFLRHEGAWVYVDALTLS; encoded by the coding sequence ATGTCTCGAGCCCGCCGCACCCCGAAGTCCGCCCAGTCCGCCCAGTCCGCCCGGCCGTCCCGGCCCGCGCTCTCCCCCGCCGGCCCCTGCCCCTGCGGCCTCCTGGCCGCGTACGGCGACTGCTGCGCCCGTCTCCACCGGGGCGACCTCGCCGCGAGCAGCGCCGAGCAGCTGATGCGTTCCCGGTTCAGCGCCTTCGCCGCCCGGGACGAGGCTTACCTGCTGCGCAGTTGGCACCCGGACACCCGCCCGCCGGCCGTCGACTTCGACCCGCGGCTCAGCTGGGTCGGCCTCGAGATCCTCGCCACCACCGAGGGCGGCCCGTTCCACGAGGCCGGCACCGTCGAGTTCCGCGCCCACTACCGCGAGGGCGGCCGGGACGGCGTGATGCAGGAGAACAGCCGCTTCCTCCGCCATGAGGGCGCCTGGGTCTACGTGGACGCCCTCACCCTCAGCTGA
- a CDS encoding RNA-binding S4 domain-containing protein, protein MVASEETVRVDSWIWSVRLTKTRALAAAACRAGHVRVNGERAKPAQTVRPGDEVRVRQGGGYERVVVVRQTVRKRVGAAPAAECYLDNSPPPPSTEVAAPAGLRDRGAGRPTKRDRREVERLRRS, encoded by the coding sequence ATGGTGGCGAGCGAGGAGACGGTCCGGGTCGACAGTTGGATCTGGTCGGTCCGGCTGACCAAGACCCGCGCCCTGGCGGCTGCGGCCTGCCGGGCCGGGCACGTCCGGGTCAACGGGGAGCGGGCCAAGCCGGCCCAGACCGTCCGGCCCGGGGACGAGGTCCGGGTGCGGCAAGGCGGCGGCTACGAGCGGGTAGTCGTCGTGCGGCAGACCGTGCGCAAGCGGGTCGGAGCCGCGCCCGCTGCCGAGTGCTACCTCGACAACAGCCCGCCGCCCCCGTCCACCGAGGTCGCTGCCCCGGCCGGCCTGCGCGACCGGGGCGCCGGGCGCCCGACCAAGCGCGACCGCCGCGAGGTCGAGCGCCTGCGCCGGAGCTGA
- a CDS encoding class I SAM-dependent methyltransferase has protein sequence MTGTTAEYARLDPLRTRIETHRRYSERPDDVERAALDALVLRPGEALLDIGCGTGSFLAGLGAAGHTGPLTGLDYSPAAARACAEAPGVRAVVGDAVRLPFPDGTFEAVTARHMLYHVSDVRAALREAHRVLRPGGRFLALVNRPDPVPGLHGLVRAEAARHGVRPTAPADNGVHWSSLPGLIGEVFGAVLTVRQENALVFPDPAPAVTFALALLGLHGVPAGAAQHAAVAAGVTAQIEAWFAAEGGPWRDPKGYAVLTAVRR, from the coding sequence ATGACCGGCACCACCGCCGAGTACGCGCGGCTCGATCCGCTGCGGACCCGGATCGAGACGCACCGCCGTTACAGCGAGCGCCCGGACGACGTGGAGCGGGCGGCCCTCGACGCCCTGGTGCTGCGGCCGGGGGAGGCGCTGCTCGACATCGGCTGCGGTACGGGCTCCTTCCTGGCCGGGCTCGGCGCGGCCGGCCACACCGGCCCGCTCACCGGCCTGGACTACTCCCCGGCTGCGGCCCGCGCCTGCGCCGAGGCCCCCGGCGTCCGGGCGGTGGTGGGCGACGCCGTCCGACTCCCGTTCCCCGACGGCACGTTCGAGGCCGTGACGGCCCGCCACATGCTCTACCACGTCTCCGACGTGCGGGCCGCCCTGCGCGAGGCGCACCGGGTCCTCCGGCCGGGCGGACGCTTCCTCGCCCTGGTCAACCGCCCCGACCCGGTGCCCGGTCTGCACGGCCTGGTCCGGGCGGAGGCGGCTCGGCACGGCGTGCGGCCCACGGCGCCGGCCGACAACGGGGTGCACTGGAGCTCTCTGCCGGGGTTGATTGGGGAGGTGTTCGGCGCAGTGCTGACCGTCCGCCAGGAGAACGCCCTGGTCTTCCCCGACCCCGCACCGGCCGTCACCTTCGCCCTGGCCCTGCTCGGCCTGCACGGCGTCCCGGCCGGTGCCGCGCAGCACGCGGCGGTGGCCGCCGGGGTGACGGCGCAGATCGAGGCCTGGTTCGCCGCCGAGGGCGGGCCGTGGCGGGACCCGAAGGGGTACGCGGTGCTGACGGCCGTGCGGCGCTGA
- a CDS encoding cupin domain-containing protein, whose product MTGLVRKSLDAPEETRPFEDGKGRLDLVGLDSGGVGRATFEPGWQWSKHVKPLAGTDSCQASHAGYVLSGRMHIVMDDGQAEDFGPGDFMACPPGHDAWVLGDEPCVVIDWQGYVDYAKR is encoded by the coding sequence ATGACCGGGCTTGTGCGCAAGAGTCTCGACGCGCCGGAGGAGACCCGTCCCTTCGAGGACGGCAAGGGGCGGCTCGACCTGGTCGGGCTGGACAGCGGTGGCGTGGGGCGGGCCACCTTCGAACCGGGGTGGCAGTGGTCCAAGCACGTCAAGCCGTTGGCGGGGACGGACAGTTGCCAGGCCTCGCACGCGGGCTACGTGCTCTCCGGACGGATGCACATCGTGATGGACGACGGACAGGCCGAGGACTTCGGCCCCGGCGACTTCATGGCCTGCCCGCCCGGCCACGACGCCTGGGTGCTGGGCGACGAGCCCTGCGTCGTGATCGACTGGCAGGGCTACGTCGACTACGCCAAACGGTGA